A portion of the Kineosporia corallincola genome contains these proteins:
- a CDS encoding class I SAM-dependent methyltransferase, with translation MDLTGIATLLTSDGWALLESLPTYDESTAMTLGEQLRRDGHPSDLVAAALTQSRLRAAARAKFGPFAEGMLFTPTGLEQATRLPVAARHAQRFAAAGVQRVGDLGCGIGADSMALATLDREVVAVEKDEVTAAVATVNLRHWPEAVVRHEDAMTTRIDGLDGAFLDPARREASGRRLLDPRTGNPPLSFVRELAGRLPAVGMKTAPGVPHHMVPDDTEAQWVSVDGDVVECGLWFGTVRREGIRRSALVLDSSGGGAEINDSSMADTVPAEVGRVGQFLYEPDGAVIRAGLVAAVANQIGGRLVDPTIAYITSDRIEHTPLARVYAVDDVFGFQLKSLRTYLRDRGVGRLTIKKRGTAVEPEQLRKQLRLAGPHEATIVLTRVTGRQSVIVVRPYKQN, from the coding sequence GTGGATCTGACCGGCATAGCGACGCTGCTGACCTCCGACGGATGGGCCCTGCTGGAGTCGCTGCCCACGTACGACGAATCCACCGCGATGACGCTCGGCGAGCAGTTGCGGCGTGACGGGCACCCGAGCGACCTGGTCGCCGCGGCTCTCACCCAGTCCCGGCTGAGAGCCGCCGCCAGAGCCAAGTTCGGGCCGTTCGCCGAGGGCATGCTGTTCACGCCCACCGGCCTGGAACAGGCCACCCGGCTGCCGGTCGCGGCCCGGCACGCGCAGCGTTTCGCCGCCGCCGGGGTGCAGCGGGTCGGCGACCTGGGGTGCGGCATCGGGGCCGACTCGATGGCCCTGGCCACTCTCGACCGGGAGGTCGTGGCGGTGGAGAAGGACGAGGTCACCGCGGCCGTCGCCACGGTCAACCTGCGGCACTGGCCGGAGGCCGTGGTGCGGCACGAAGACGCGATGACCACCCGCATCGACGGGCTCGACGGCGCGTTCCTCGACCCGGCCCGGCGTGAGGCCTCGGGCCGGCGGCTGCTCGACCCGCGCACCGGCAACCCGCCGCTGTCGTTCGTGCGCGAGCTGGCCGGGCGGCTGCCCGCGGTCGGCATGAAGACCGCCCCCGGGGTGCCGCACCACATGGTCCCCGACGACACCGAGGCGCAGTGGGTCTCGGTCGACGGCGACGTGGTCGAGTGCGGGCTGTGGTTCGGCACGGTGCGCCGCGAGGGCATCCGGCGCAGCGCGCTGGTGCTCGACTCCTCCGGCGGCGGGGCCGAGATCAACGACAGCTCGATGGCCGACACCGTGCCCGCCGAGGTGGGCCGGGTGGGCCAGTTCCTCTACGAGCCGGACGGCGCGGTGATCCGGGCCGGCCTGGTGGCCGCCGTGGCCAACCAGATCGGCGGCCGGCTGGTCGACCCGACCATCGCCTACATCACCTCCGACCGCATCGAACACACGCCGCTGGCCCGGGTTTACGCCGTCGACGACGTGTTCGGCTTCCAGCTCAAGTCGCTGCGTACCTACCTGCGTGACCGCGGCGTCGGCCGGCTCACCATCAAGAAGCGCGGCACGGCGGTCGAGCCCGAGCAGCTGCGCAAGCAGTTGCGGCTCGCCGGGCCGCACGAGGCCACGATCGTGCTCACCCGGGTGACCGGGCGGCAGTCGGTGATCGTGGTGCGCCCCTACAAGCAGAACTGA